One Streptosporangium album genomic region harbors:
- a CDS encoding NifU family protein: MRKGRSGTMPHAHDVQAAGSRVEALLAELATLSDPVARAKTEELVRVLVELYGAGLERVVEIVTEAEAAQVLHSLAADDLVSGLLVLHDLHPLTTAERVHEALDTVRPQLGLHEGGVELLGVEADGVVRLRLAGTCHGCPSSQLTATHAIEGAVLRAAPEVSRVVVEGVADDRAPLLQIQHRPPPGPCPLPGTLPERVS; the protein is encoded by the coding sequence GTGAGGAAAGGTAGGTCGGGCACGATGCCGCACGCCCATGACGTCCAGGCGGCCGGGAGCCGCGTCGAGGCGCTGCTCGCCGAGCTCGCCACGCTCAGCGACCCCGTGGCGCGGGCCAAGACCGAGGAGCTCGTCCGGGTGCTGGTCGAGCTCTACGGAGCGGGCCTGGAGCGCGTCGTCGAGATCGTCACCGAGGCCGAGGCGGCGCAGGTGCTCCACAGCCTGGCCGCCGACGACCTCGTCTCGGGCCTGCTCGTCCTGCACGACCTGCACCCGCTGACCACGGCGGAGCGCGTCCACGAGGCACTCGACACCGTGCGGCCTCAGCTCGGCCTGCACGAGGGCGGGGTCGAGCTGCTCGGCGTGGAGGCGGACGGAGTCGTACGGCTGCGCCTCGCGGGCACCTGCCACGGCTGCCCCTCCTCGCAGCTCACCGCCACCCACGCCATCGAAGGCGCCGTGCTGCGGGCCGCGCCGGAGGTGTCCCGGGTGGTCGTCGAGGGAGTGGCCGACGACCGGGCGCCGCTGCTGCAGATCCAGCACCGCCCGCCTCCCGGCCCGTGCCCGCTGCCGGGGACACTGCCGGAGAGGGTCTCATGA
- a CDS encoding DUF5947 family protein has product MTATGLRRFREPRQADVTRCEMCGEPLGEVHGHVVNIESRALLCTCRPCHLLFPHDAGARYRAMPDRYLHAPSFRLTETDWEELQIPVRTAFFFHNSTLGQTVALYPSPAGATESLLPLATWERVLAANPALAVVRPDVEALLVDRHPGGGSACYLVPVAACYELVGLVRLHWKGFDGGQKAWEAIDGFFAELRRRSHVVPPGAAEGDDDGR; this is encoded by the coding sequence ATGACGGCCACCGGTCTGCGCCGGTTCCGCGAGCCCCGGCAGGCGGACGTGACGCGGTGCGAGATGTGCGGCGAGCCGCTGGGCGAGGTGCACGGCCACGTGGTGAACATCGAGAGCCGGGCACTCCTGTGCACCTGCCGCCCCTGCCACCTGCTGTTCCCCCACGACGCCGGAGCCCGCTACCGCGCGATGCCGGACCGCTACCTGCACGCCCCGTCGTTCCGGCTGACCGAGACCGACTGGGAGGAGCTGCAGATCCCGGTCCGCACGGCATTCTTCTTCCACAACTCCACCCTCGGCCAGACCGTCGCCCTCTACCCGAGCCCCGCCGGGGCGACCGAGTCACTCCTCCCGCTGGCGACCTGGGAACGCGTCCTGGCGGCCAATCCGGCGCTGGCCGTCGTCCGGCCGGACGTCGAGGCGCTCCTGGTGGACCGCCACCCCGGAGGCGGCTCCGCGTGCTACCTGGTGCCGGTCGCCGCCTGCTACGAGCTCGTCGGCCTGGTACGGCTGCACTGGAAGGGCTTCGACGGCGGGCAGAAGGCGTGGGAGGCCATCGACGGCTTCTTCGCGGAGCTGCGCCGGCGCAGCCACGTCGTCCCGCCCGGGGCCGCCGAAGGAGACGACGATGGCCGATGA
- a CDS encoding DUF6084 family protein has translation MADELTFTCVGARAEPHAAFPTLVFRLRITEPSPSGLHAIALRCQIRVEPHLRRYVPAEAELLGDLFGDPSRWGDTLKPLQFAAVSITVPAFRTSTEIDLPVPCSYDLEVAAGKYFAALDEGEVPLLMLFSGTVFARTYNGFAVGQVPWHCETRHGLPVTVWRELMDRYFPGSGWLRLRRDTLRALHRFKSERAAATWDETVELLLKENLR, from the coding sequence ATGGCCGATGAGCTCACCTTCACCTGCGTGGGCGCGCGGGCGGAGCCGCACGCGGCCTTCCCCACCCTGGTCTTCCGGCTGCGGATCACCGAACCGTCCCCCAGCGGGCTGCACGCCATCGCGCTGCGGTGCCAGATCCGGGTGGAACCCCATCTGCGGCGCTACGTCCCGGCCGAGGCGGAGCTGCTCGGCGACCTCTTCGGAGATCCCTCGCGCTGGGGCGACACGCTCAAACCCCTGCAGTTCGCCGCCGTCTCCATCACGGTCCCCGCGTTCCGGACGAGCACCGAGATCGACCTGCCCGTGCCCTGCAGCTACGACCTGGAGGTGGCCGCGGGCAAGTATTTCGCCGCGCTCGACGAGGGCGAGGTCCCGCTGCTCATGCTCTTCAGCGGGACGGTGTTCGCCAGGACGTACAACGGTTTCGCCGTGGGACAGGTCCCGTGGCACTGCGAGACCCGCCATGGGCTCCCGGTGACCGTCTGGCGGGAGCTGATGGACCGCTACTTCCCCGGGAGCGGATGGCTGCGGCTGCGCCGGGACACGCTGCGGGCCCTGCACCGCTTCAAGTCCGAGCGCGCCGCGGCCACCTGGGACGAGACCGTGGAACTACTCCTCAAGGAGAACCTGCGATGA
- a CDS encoding hydrogenase maturation protease, producing MRILIAGVGNVFLSDDGFGVTVAGRLAAMDLPDGVRVADFGIRGIHLAYELTGGGHDTAIILDAAARGSPPGTLYVLEPSPGECPGSFVDAHAMTPESVLALAGTLGGGTGRVLLVGCEPADLSPGMELSAPVAGAVGDAVELVLELVRQQLGPVCAGAGHEEERPW from the coding sequence ATGAGGATCCTCATCGCCGGCGTCGGCAACGTCTTCCTCAGCGACGACGGCTTCGGCGTCACGGTGGCGGGACGGCTGGCGGCCATGGACCTCCCCGACGGGGTCAGGGTCGCCGACTTCGGCATCCGCGGCATCCACCTCGCCTACGAGCTCACCGGCGGCGGCCACGACACCGCGATCATCCTCGACGCCGCGGCGCGCGGCAGCCCGCCCGGCACGCTCTACGTGCTGGAGCCGTCGCCGGGTGAGTGCCCGGGCTCCTTCGTCGACGCCCACGCCATGACACCCGAGTCCGTGCTGGCCCTGGCGGGCACGCTCGGCGGCGGGACCGGCCGGGTCCTGCTCGTCGGCTGCGAGCCCGCCGACCTCTCACCCGGCATGGAGCTGAGCGCGCCGGTCGCGGGCGCGGTCGGGGACGCGGTGGAACTCGTCCTGGAACTGGTCAGGCAACAGCTCGGGCCGGTGTGCGCCGGCGCGGGTCACGAGGAGGAACGGCCATGGTGA
- a CDS encoding DUF6893 family small protein — translation MVKRLIVGALFVGVGALVVQSIPDIRRYLRIRKM, via the coding sequence ATGGTGAAACGTCTGATCGTCGGAGCGCTGTTCGTCGGGGTGGGGGCACTGGTCGTCCAGTCGATCCCCGACATCAGGCGCTACCTGCGGATCAGGAAGATGTGA